One window of Salvelinus fontinalis isolate EN_2023a chromosome 19, ASM2944872v1, whole genome shotgun sequence genomic DNA carries:
- the LOC129816504 gene encoding charged multivesicular body protein 2b-like: MASLFKKKTVDDIIKEQTKELRGTQRQITRDRAALEKQEKQMEMEIKKMAKSGNREACKILAKQLVQLRKQKNRTYAVSSKVTSMSTQTKVMNSQMKMAGAMSTTAKTMQVVNKKMDPQKTLQTMQDFQKENMKMGMTEDMINDTLDEIFVESGDEEESQDIVNQVLDEIGIEISGKMVRAPAAGKSLPTASPKRKMQISDDEIERQLRALGVD; encoded by the exons ATGGCTTCTCTATTCAAGAAGAAGACAGTCGACG acattaTAAAAGAACAGACTAAGGAGCTTCGTGGTACTCAGAGACAGATCACTAGAGACAGAGCTGCTCTGGAGAAACAAGAGAAACAAATG GAGATGGAGATAAAGAAGATGGCTAAGTCTGGGAACCGCGAGGCGTGTAAGATCTTGGCCAAGCAGCTGGTCCAGCTGAGGAAGCAGAAGAACAGGACCTACGCCGTCAGTTCAAAGGTCACCTCCATGTCCACACAGACCAAGGTCATGAATTCTCAGATGAAGATGGCTGGAGCCATGTCCACTACGGCTAAG ACGATGCAGGTGGTGAACAAGAAGATGGATCCTCAGAAGACCCTCCAGACCATGCAGGACTTCCAGAAGGAGAACATGAAGATGGGCATGACCGAGGACATGA TCAACGATACGTTAGATGAGATATTTGTGGAATCAGGAGACGAGGAAGAATCTCAGGACATAGTGAACCAGGTTCTGGATGAGATCGGCATCGAGATCTCTGGAAAG atggtGAGAGCCCCAGCAGCAGGGAAGAGTCTCCCTACTGCTTCTCCTAAACGGAAAATGCAGATCTCTGACGACGAGATAGAGCGACAACTTCGAGCCCTGGGAGtggactaa